Proteins encoded by one window of Rouxiella chamberiensis:
- a CDS encoding GntR family transcriptional regulator: MQLTGARNGRSKTRPEGLAERIYLQLKDDIFSFRLLPGDRFSENEIADRMEVSRTPVRQALFWLEREGYVEVFFRSGWQVRPFDFEYFEQLYDLRIVLELEAVKRLCALTAMPEPLDALKRFWIDAPRREDGQDVAHFDEEFHMTLVAAAGNGEMAKIHRDLTEKIRIIRRLDFTQDARVNATYNEHASILLAIMQRQTGEAQRQLQDHIAVSKAEVRKITLHMLHQARPENETDSPSS, encoded by the coding sequence ATGCAGTTAACTGGCGCACGTAACGGACGCAGCAAGACTCGCCCCGAAGGGTTGGCGGAACGGATTTATCTCCAGCTCAAGGACGATATTTTCAGTTTTCGCCTGCTGCCCGGCGACCGATTCAGCGAAAACGAAATCGCCGATCGTATGGAAGTCAGCCGCACGCCGGTGCGACAGGCGCTGTTCTGGCTGGAGCGCGAAGGCTATGTGGAGGTGTTTTTCCGCAGCGGCTGGCAGGTTCGGCCTTTTGATTTCGAGTATTTCGAGCAGTTGTACGACCTGCGCATTGTTCTTGAGCTGGAGGCGGTCAAACGCCTCTGCGCTCTGACAGCCATGCCCGAGCCGCTCGATGCATTGAAACGCTTCTGGATAGACGCGCCGAGACGGGAAGACGGGCAGGACGTGGCCCACTTCGACGAAGAGTTTCACATGACGCTGGTTGCGGCGGCGGGTAACGGCGAGATGGCGAAAATACACCGCGATCTGACCGAAAAAATTCGCATCATCCGGCGTCTGGACTTCACGCAGGATGCGCGCGTAAACGCAACCTATAACGAACACGCGAGTATTTTGCTCGCCATCATGCAACGTCAGACCGGGGAGGCACAACGCCAACTACAGGACCACATTGCCGTCAGCAAGGCCGAAGTGCGCAAGATAACGCTGCATATGCTGCATCAGGCGAGGCCGGAAAACGAGACGGATTCCCCGTCATCGTGA
- a CDS encoding MarR family winged helix-turn-helix transcriptional regulator, which produces MATNDGAETASTNSLHLDQQMCFALYSANLALNKVYRKLLTQLDLTYPQYLVMLVLWQQDELMVSDIGEKLFLDSATLTPLLKRLEIAGLLVRRRAQIDERQVIISLTDAGRALHQQAIGIPEAIACAAECSVEEMSAIKEPAAMPASKSAKPGLMR; this is translated from the coding sequence ATGGCTACTAATGACGGCGCAGAGACTGCATCCACCAACTCGCTACATCTGGATCAACAGATGTGTTTTGCGTTGTACTCCGCCAATCTGGCGTTGAATAAAGTCTATCGTAAATTGCTCACTCAGCTGGATCTGACCTATCCGCAGTATCTGGTGATGCTGGTGTTATGGCAGCAGGACGAATTGATGGTGTCGGATATCGGCGAAAAGCTGTTTCTCGACTCCGCCACGCTTACGCCGCTGTTGAAGCGGCTTGAAATTGCCGGACTGCTGGTTCGTCGTCGTGCGCAAATCGACGAGCGCCAGGTGATTATCTCGCTGACCGACGCCGGACGCGCGCTGCATCAACAGGCTATCGGCATCCCCGAAGCCATCGCCTGCGCCGCAGAATGCAGCGTCGAGGAGATGTCGGCGATAAAAGAACCAGCTGCAATGCCTGCGTCGAAATCTGCAAAACCGGGCCTAATGCGCTAA
- the eptB gene encoding kdo(2)-lipid A phosphoethanolamine 7''-transferase: MIRVKTLSQQKICLLLAIYIGIFLNLSVFVRRFASLTESFHAAQWTAAAIEISTTVLFTFFVLRLLSFGGKTFSRIVASLLVLISVAASYYMTYFNVVIGYGIVMSVMTTDIDLSKEVIGFKFVVWMLVVSALPLWFIFRNNLRHTLLEQMKTPGQRIKPLLVLVLAGLLVWLPLRVMDKEQKATEKLSNVDMPSYGGVVAHSYLPSNWLAALGLFAYTQVDENRDAKDFFDPAKAFTYLPPEDIDDTYVVFIIGETTRWDHMGLLGYHRDTTPMLAKEKNLVAFKGTSCDTATKLSLRCMFVREGGTADNAQRTLKEQNIFSVLRELGFSSELFAMQSEVWFYNNANTNNYSFRELIASEKRNDGKSVDDMLLVGELQESLKRFPKGKHLVVLHTKGSHYLYSQRYPRSFARFTPECMGVDESCSAAQLINAFDNSVLYTDTFISRVIDQLRDKKALVFYASDHGESIGENSHLHGTPREMAPPEQFRVPMIVWASDSFLTQPDHQRAFELLKAQQGKETPHRHVELFDSILGCLGYRSPNGGINQANNWCADPLAPKAL, from the coding sequence ATGATTAGAGTGAAGACTCTTTCGCAGCAAAAAATCTGTTTATTGTTAGCGATTTACATAGGTATTTTTTTAAATCTCTCGGTATTCGTCCGTCGTTTTGCCTCTCTCACCGAGTCATTTCACGCCGCACAATGGACCGCCGCGGCAATAGAAATCAGCACTACGGTCCTGTTTACCTTCTTTGTGCTGCGCCTGCTGTCGTTTGGTGGTAAAACGTTTTCCCGCATCGTGGCAAGCCTGCTGGTGCTGATATCCGTGGCCGCCAGCTATTACATGACCTACTTCAACGTGGTGATAGGCTACGGCATCGTCATGTCGGTCATGACAACCGATATCGACCTGAGCAAAGAGGTTATCGGCTTCAAGTTTGTGGTGTGGATGCTGGTGGTCAGCGCGCTGCCGCTGTGGTTTATCTTTCGCAATAACCTGCGCCATACGCTGCTCGAGCAGATGAAAACGCCGGGTCAGCGTATCAAACCGCTGCTGGTGCTGGTTCTCGCCGGTTTGCTGGTCTGGCTGCCGCTTCGCGTGATGGACAAAGAACAAAAAGCCACCGAAAAGCTGAGCAATGTGGACATGCCAAGTTATGGCGGAGTCGTCGCGCACTCTTATCTGCCCTCCAACTGGTTGGCTGCGCTCGGGTTATTTGCCTACACGCAGGTCGATGAAAACCGCGACGCCAAAGATTTCTTCGATCCCGCGAAAGCCTTTACCTACCTGCCGCCGGAAGACATCGATGATACCTACGTCGTGTTTATCATCGGCGAAACCACCCGCTGGGATCACATGGGGTTGCTGGGCTATCACCGCGACACGACTCCCATGCTTGCGAAAGAGAAAAATCTGGTGGCTTTCAAGGGCACGTCCTGCGATACCGCCACCAAACTTTCGCTGCGCTGCATGTTTGTTCGCGAGGGCGGAACGGCAGACAACGCGCAGAGAACACTGAAAGAGCAGAATATTTTCTCCGTCCTGCGCGAACTGGGCTTTAGCTCGGAACTCTTTGCCATGCAGAGCGAGGTGTGGTTTTACAACAATGCCAACACCAATAATTACTCGTTTCGCGAGCTGATTGCTTCTGAAAAACGCAATGACGGCAAGTCGGTCGATGACATGCTACTGGTTGGCGAGTTGCAGGAATCGCTGAAGCGTTTCCCGAAAGGCAAGCATCTGGTCGTGCTGCATACCAAAGGTTCGCATTATCTCTATTCGCAACGTTATCCGCGCAGCTTTGCCCGTTTCACGCCGGAATGCATGGGTGTAGACGAGTCGTGCAGTGCGGCGCAGCTTATTAATGCCTTTGATAACAGCGTGTTATATACCGATACCTTTATCAGCCGCGTGATAGACCAACTGCGCGACAAAAAGGCGCTGGTGTTTTATGCCTCGGATCACGGCGAATCCATTGGCGAGAACTCGCACCTTCACGGCACGCCGCGCGAAATGGCACCGCCGGAGCAGTTCCGCGTGCCGATGATTGTCTGGGCCTCCGACAGCTTCCTGACCCAGCCTGACCATCAGCGCGCATTCGAGCTGCTCAAGGCGCAGCAGGGCAAAGAGACACCGCATCGTCACGTCGAACTGTTCGACTCGATTTTAGGCTGTCTGGGTTA
- the urtA gene encoding urea ABC transporter substrate-binding protein: MKRRNFIKAFALSASVVSMGLAFAAQAADTIKVGIMHSLSGTMAISETPLKDVAQMTIDEINAHGGVLGKKLEPVVVDPASNWPLFAEKARQLLTQDKVAVVFGCWTSVSRKSVLPVFEELNGLLFYPVQYEGEEMSPNVFYTGAAPNQQAIPAVEYLMSEDGGSAKRFFLLGTDYVYPRTTNKILRAFLHSKGVQDKDIEEVYTPFGYSDYQTIVSNIKKFSAGGKTAVISTINGDSNVPFYKELANQGVKATDVPVVAFSVGEEELRGIDTKPLVGDLAAWNYFQSLDNPTNKAFVAQWKAYAKAHNLPNANSAVTNDPMEATYVGIHMWAQAVEKAGTTDVDKVRAAMAGQTFKAPDGYTLTMDATNHHLHKPVMIGEIQSNGQFNVVWQTDKPVRAQPWSPYIAGNDKKSESPVKTTQQ, from the coding sequence ATGAAACGTCGCAACTTTATTAAAGCTTTCGCACTTTCGGCATCCGTCGTCAGCATGGGTCTGGCCTTTGCCGCACAGGCTGCCGATACCATCAAGGTCGGCATCATGCACTCGCTTTCGGGCACCATGGCCATTTCCGAAACGCCATTAAAAGATGTGGCGCAGATGACCATCGATGAAATCAACGCCCACGGCGGCGTGCTCGGCAAGAAACTCGAGCCGGTGGTGGTCGATCCGGCATCAAACTGGCCGCTGTTTGCCGAGAAAGCCCGTCAGTTGCTTACGCAGGATAAAGTGGCGGTAGTGTTTGGCTGCTGGACGTCGGTATCGCGCAAATCCGTGCTGCCGGTGTTCGAGGAGCTAAACGGCCTGCTGTTCTATCCGGTGCAGTATGAAGGCGAAGAGATGTCGCCCAACGTGTTCTACACCGGCGCTGCACCCAACCAGCAGGCGATTCCGGCCGTGGAATATCTGATGAGCGAAGACGGCGGCAGCGCCAAACGCTTCTTCCTGCTGGGCACCGATTACGTGTATCCGCGCACCACCAACAAGATCCTGCGCGCCTTCCTGCACTCCAAGGGCGTTCAGGACAAGGATATCGAAGAGGTTTATACCCCGTTTGGCTACAGCGATTACCAGACCATCGTTTCGAACATCAAGAAATTCTCGGCAGGCGGTAAAACGGCTGTGATTTCCACCATCAACGGCGACTCCAACGTGCCCTTCTATAAAGAGCTGGCGAATCAGGGCGTGAAAGCGACCGATGTGCCGGTGGTGGCATTCTCGGTCGGCGAAGAAGAGTTGCGCGGTATCGACACCAAGCCGCTGGTCGGCGATCTTGCGGCCTGGAACTATTTCCAGTCGCTGGATAATCCAACCAACAAGGCCTTTGTCGCCCAGTGGAAAGCCTATGCCAAGGCGCACAATCTGCCGAACGCCAACTCTGCCGTGACCAACGACCCGATGGAAGCGACCTATGTCGGCATTCATATGTGGGCGCAGGCCGTTGAAAAAGCGGGCACGACCGATGTCGACAAAGTCCGCGCGGCGATGGCGGGTCAGACCTTCAAGGCACCGGACGGCTACACACTGACCATGGATGCCACCAACCATCACCTGCATAAACCGGTCATGATCGGCGAAATCCAGTCCAACGGGCAGTTCAACGTGGTATGGCAGACCGATAAACCGGTGCGCGCCCAGCCGTGGAGCCCGTATATCGCAGGCAACGACAAGAAGTCGGAGTCTCCGGTGAAGACCACGCAGCAGTAA
- the urtB gene encoding urea ABC transporter permease subunit UrtB: MSWQTLTFLLCCLPLWANAGPADDFAGASRSGQAMLLQQWATDPQPERLPLLEALKQENVVIDEAHHAFIKQGETLTPLEGTATPQGETQKVWLNNRLRNLIANALSAHRLVSQDSAVRLQAAKSLQREAQADQLPLLTRRLAQEQDDVVHAALSIALANLQLSDPNPQVRLRAVELLGESADPDTQGHLQPLTDPKVEADPHVRAAALVSLKAVQHRLMIGDLLGQAFTGLSLGSILLLAALGLAITYGLLGVINMAHGEMLMLGSYSTYMVQSLFQHYAPGMLALYPLVALPVAFFITAGIGMLLERSVIRHLYGRPLETLLATWGISLILIQGVRVIFGAQNVEVANPNWLSGGVQLLPNLVLPYNRIAVIIFVLLVLALTWLLLNKTRLGMNVRAVTQNRAMAACCGVPTGRVDMLAFGLGSGIAGLGGVALSQLSNVGPELGQGYIIDSFLVVVLGGVGQLAGTVVAAFGLGIVNKILEPEIGAVLGKILILALIILFIQKRPQGLFAFKGRVID; the protein is encoded by the coding sequence ATGAGCTGGCAGACCCTCACTTTCCTGCTTTGCTGCCTGCCGCTGTGGGCCAACGCCGGGCCTGCCGATGATTTTGCGGGAGCCAGTCGTTCCGGTCAGGCGATGCTGCTTCAGCAGTGGGCGACCGATCCCCAGCCCGAGCGCCTGCCGCTGCTGGAGGCACTAAAGCAGGAAAATGTCGTCATTGACGAGGCACATCACGCCTTTATCAAACAGGGTGAAACCCTGACGCCGCTGGAAGGCACCGCAACGCCCCAGGGTGAAACCCAAAAAGTCTGGTTGAACAACCGGCTGCGGAATCTGATTGCCAACGCTCTGTCGGCGCACCGACTGGTGAGCCAGGACAGCGCCGTTCGCCTGCAGGCTGCAAAATCCCTGCAACGCGAGGCGCAGGCCGACCAGTTACCGCTGCTGACCCGCCGACTGGCGCAGGAGCAGGATGACGTGGTTCATGCTGCCTTGAGCATCGCGCTGGCCAATTTACAGCTTAGCGACCCGAATCCCCAGGTGCGGTTGCGCGCCGTCGAACTGCTCGGCGAATCGGCGGATCCGGACACGCAGGGGCATTTGCAGCCCTTGACCGACCCGAAAGTCGAGGCGGACCCCCACGTCCGCGCCGCCGCGCTCGTCAGCCTGAAAGCCGTGCAACATCGGCTGATGATAGGTGACCTGCTGGGTCAGGCCTTTACCGGCCTGTCGCTCGGCTCGATTCTGCTGCTGGCGGCGCTGGGTCTTGCCATCACCTATGGCCTGCTCGGCGTCATTAATATGGCCCACGGCGAGATGCTGATGCTCGGCTCCTATTCGACCTATATGGTGCAATCGCTGTTCCAGCATTATGCGCCCGGCATGCTGGCGCTCTATCCGCTGGTTGCGCTGCCGGTGGCGTTCTTTATTACCGCCGGTATCGGCATGCTGCTGGAGCGCTCGGTGATTCGCCATCTTTATGGGCGTCCGCTGGAAACGCTGCTCGCCACCTGGGGAATCAGTCTGATTCTGATTCAGGGCGTGAGGGTAATTTTCGGCGCGCAGAACGTCGAGGTCGCCAATCCGAACTGGCTGTCGGGAGGCGTGCAACTGCTGCCCAATCTGGTGCTGCCGTACAATCGCATCGCGGTCATCATCTTTGTCTTGCTGGTGCTGGCGCTGACCTGGCTGCTTTTGAACAAAACCCGCCTCGGAATGAACGTTCGCGCCGTCACGCAAAACCGTGCGATGGCCGCCTGCTGCGGTGTGCCGACTGGGCGCGTCGACATGCTGGCGTTCGGCCTCGGCTCGGGCATTGCCGGGCTGGGCGGCGTCGCGCTGTCGCAACTCAGCAATGTCGGACCGGAACTGGGTCAGGGCTATATCATCGACTCCTTCCTCGTCGTGGTGCTGGGCGGTGTAGGCCAGCTCGCCGGAACGGTGGTGGCCGCCTTCGGCCTCGGCATCGTCAATAAAATCCTCGAGCCGGAAATCGGCGCTGTCTTGGGCAAAATCCTGATACTGGCGCTGATCATCCTGTTTATTCAGAAACGTCCGCAGGGACTCTTCGCCTTCAAAGGCAGGGTGATTGATTGA
- a CDS encoding organic hydroperoxide resistance protein, with product MSIEKVVYRAHASATGGRDGRATSSDGVLDVKLGLPKEMGGLGGDVTNPEQLFAAGYSACFLGALKHVASLEKVRIPADAKIEGAVGIGEIPGGFGIEVQLDISLPGIERDVAEALVEKAHQVCPYSNATRGNIDVTLNVK from the coding sequence ATGTCTATCGAAAAAGTTGTTTATCGTGCCCATGCTTCAGCGACCGGCGGTCGTGACGGTCGTGCGACCTCTTCTGACGGCGTGCTGGACGTTAAACTGGGTCTGCCAAAAGAGATGGGCGGTCTGGGCGGTGACGTGACCAACCCGGAACAACTTTTTGCCGCTGGATACTCGGCCTGCTTCCTGGGCGCGTTGAAACACGTGGCTTCACTGGAAAAAGTGCGTATCCCGGCTGATGCCAAAATCGAAGGCGCAGTCGGCATTGGCGAAATCCCGGGAGGATTCGGCATTGAAGTACAACTGGATATCTCACTGCCAGGCATCGAACGCGACGTAGCCGAAGCGCTGGTCGAGAAAGCGCATCAGGTGTGCCCTTACTCCAACGCCACGCGCGGCAACATCGATGTGACGCTTAACGTTAAATAA
- a CDS encoding HD domain-containing protein, which produces MTDFVDKARRYASKAHASIDQRRKYTHDPYIVHPEAVVNIVSSVPHTETMLAAAWLHDTVEDTPTTLEDIASHFGDEVAELVSMLTNVSCDMQGDRIERKNLDRRHSAKASAAAKTIKLADLIDNLRSLITYDPDFAKTYLVEKRLLLEVLKEGDATLWQQAEHIINDGLQRLHQPPHNIPSDWFQGTEAAYRADESAS; this is translated from the coding sequence ATGACCGATTTTGTGGACAAGGCACGACGTTATGCCAGCAAGGCGCACGCCAGTATCGATCAGCGGCGAAAATACACCCATGATCCCTATATCGTGCATCCTGAGGCGGTGGTGAATATCGTGAGCAGCGTGCCGCACACGGAAACCATGCTGGCTGCCGCGTGGTTGCACGACACCGTCGAAGACACGCCGACAACGCTTGAAGATATCGCCAGCCATTTTGGTGACGAGGTCGCCGAATTGGTGTCGATGCTGACTAACGTCAGTTGCGACATGCAGGGGGATCGAATCGAACGGAAAAATCTTGACCGTCGCCATAGCGCGAAAGCCTCTGCCGCCGCCAAGACCATCAAACTTGCCGATCTTATCGACAATCTGCGCTCGCTCATTACCTATGACCCTGATTTCGCCAAAACCTATCTGGTCGAAAAGCGTCTGCTGCTGGAAGTCTTGAAAGAAGGTGACGCCACTCTGTGGCAACAGGCTGAACACATCATCAACGATGGCCTGCAAAGACTGCATCAACCGCCCCACAATATTCCGAGCGACTGGTTTCAGGGCACCGAAGCCGCCTATCGCGCAGATGAGTCGGCGTCGTAA